In Mastigocladopsis repens PCC 10914, a single window of DNA contains:
- a CDS encoding M23 family metallopeptidase, with protein sequence MKKVTVSQVCTYGFIGLTSLTAVTSTSTQVLTQSAKSSNTPQKPISSDLIWPTQGMISQGFRRYQHEGIDIAGASGTPIVAAVSGTVMKAGWNEWGLGNVVVIERPDSSITVYGHNSRLLVKRGQQVSQGQVIAQMGSTGNSTAPHLHFEIRRKRRIAVDPLSALPSLVAGKIPQNQISSDASLSSEANHSTSQVSPSQPIPVAVGSQIPDAECNGPTVIEGETANVFVKVCRENGQLFYIGQLKQDPTQPVRLPASSVGSSRYRADNGSFSYLVSPDGVEVWRNGQQVRSDTFSTSKQFEK encoded by the coding sequence ATGAAAAAAGTTACTGTTTCTCAAGTCTGTACGTATGGCTTCATAGGGTTAACTTCTTTAACTGCTGTAACAAGTACAAGTACGCAGGTTTTGACTCAGTCAGCAAAAAGCTCCAATACTCCACAAAAGCCTATTTCTTCTGACTTGATTTGGCCCACTCAAGGGATGATTTCTCAAGGTTTTCGCAGATATCAACATGAAGGAATTGATATCGCAGGGGCATCTGGTACTCCTATCGTTGCTGCCGTATCCGGTACAGTCATGAAAGCAGGTTGGAATGAATGGGGATTAGGCAATGTCGTCGTCATTGAGCGTCCCGATAGCAGTATCACAGTTTATGGTCACAATAGTCGCCTGTTGGTGAAACGGGGTCAACAGGTGAGCCAAGGCCAAGTTATTGCCCAAATGGGCTCTACAGGCAATAGTACGGCACCTCACCTGCACTTTGAAATTCGTAGAAAGCGTCGTATTGCTGTTGACCCGCTGAGTGCATTACCGTCTTTGGTTGCAGGAAAAATCCCACAAAACCAGATAAGCAGCGATGCTTCTTTGAGTTCCGAAGCAAATCACTCAACTAGCCAAGTTTCTCCTTCGCAACCAATTCCGGTAGCTGTCGGATCTCAGATACCTGATGCTGAATGCAATGGTCCTACAGTGATTGAAGGTGAAACAGCAAATGTTTTTGTCAAAGTCTGTCGAGAAAATGGTCAGTTGTTTTATATTGGTCAGTTGAAGCAAGATCCAACTCAGCCTGTACGTCTGCCAGCTTCGAGTGTTGGTAGTTCTCGGTATCGAGCAGATAATGGTAGTTTCTCCTACCTCGTTAGCCCTGATGGGGTGGAAGTTTGGCGAAATGGTCAGCAAGTCCGTTCTGATACTTTTTCCACTTCAAAGCAGTTTGAGAAATAA
- a CDS encoding trifunctional serine/threonine-protein kinase/ATP-binding protein/sensor histidine kinase has product MLISLNYRLTEVLYETKKTVVSRGYRERDQQPVVIKLLKTNYSNLKNVARLKHEYEIIRGLEIAGIVKAYELVNYENGLALVLEGFSGKSLKEFITKNALDLEDFLKIAIQVSETLGELHTHNIIHKDIKPQNIIFNPETAKIKITDFSIASSLSQENPRIINPNSLEGTLAYMSPEQTGRMNRIIDYRTDFYSLGVTFYELLTGQLPFQTKDVMELIHSHMAKIPVSPQQLNQSVPLVVSNLVMKLLAKTAEDRYQNAYGLKADLEQCLVQWQATGTIFDFPLGQQDKSSQFHIREKLYGREVEVATLMEAFERISQGSTEMMLVSGYSGIGKSSLVNEVHKPMVRKNGYFISGKFDQFKRDIPYASLIQAFQELIRQLLTEEQEIIEAWKAKILEAVSPNGQVIIDVIPEVEWIVGEQNPVPQLAAAEAQNRFNLVFKKFIHVFANREHPLVLFLDDLQWADSASLKLIQLLMSDSDSQCLLIIGAYRDNEVSPTHPLMLMLDEVRKMAVRVSNITLENLQKTHVEQLIADTLNETEDSNKLAELLFKKTQGNPFFLNQLLRALYQQNLLTFDFGKRRWSWDIEQIQAVGITDQTVVELMVGKIQKLPETTQQVLKLAACIGTVFQLNVLAIVNQKSLKETAHELWEAVSEGLILPINDDYNIPLVFTQAELDKLTFESSKTAYRFLHDRVQQAAYSLIPEDQKKTTHFQIGKLLLKNTSSERLEDQIFDIVNQFNIGFELINDQSEKYELAHLNLLAGRKAKTSTAYETAHRNLTVGLRLLAKDCWQSHYELTLALHIEAVEVEYLNTNFEQAETIAEIVFQHSRELLDRVKVYEIQIQFYISQNKMRESIDVALQVLSELGIFLPQEPEELNLATEQLQKKLISWRGEKIEDLQYLPIMTDPYKIAAMRILVTVTPPVFIAYPALFPLLALTMVNLSIQYGNTVLASYAYVEYSLLFLGAMGDIDSGYRFGRLALKLLDQFDSRELKAKVYVVFNFFVRHWKEHVNTTIKPLLEAFQSGIEVGDVEYACYSAMLYCGYIFLTGESLEVVSQSQRVYIDFIRKSKQGFQLYFGKIWYQLALKLQGKAGEKDCFDSQDFDEAKVTVLLLNNNNHVSLISLYLCKTIFSYLFKNYPQAVANAELGLKYETILVGMIQIAQTNFYYSLSLLAQYPTLNPAQQKEALEIVETNQQKLKHWAEHAPENYQHKYELVEAEKARILNQFIEAMEHYDRAIQGARVQQYLHEEALAYELAAEFYYALGRQEIAQTYLHKAHFCYGSWGATAKVEDLEVRYPQFFVSMLPRKTIISRTTETTTFTISADARILDATTVIKASLALSREIILENLLRQLINIAIENAGAQKGFFIANQDNLWLIEAEGSENGEVTVLESIPLDASQSLAISVINYVQRTRENLVINNATQEERFATDPYIIGSQPQSILCLPIIHQNKLTGILYLENNLTTGAFTNDRLEVLKVLTSQVSISIENARLYAREQEKSRQLEQSLHKLQQTQAQLVQTEKISSLGQLVAGISHEVNNPIGFIGANLEHLQVYIENLSDLLRLYQQCVPNPPANIQDKIKKIDLEFLLEDLPKILTSMKLGTDRIHEIMSSLRIFCRKDAVQKELADIHEGLDSTLLILQHRLKASSERPAIQLVKEYGDLPLVECFAGQLNQVFMNLIANAIDAIDQYNSGRTFEEIQLYPNVIRIRTEVVDNTQVVIRIVDNGIGMTEEVKQQLFCPFFTTKSVGNGTGLGLSISYQIIVEKHGGQLNVFSQPGKGVEFVIKIPIQ; this is encoded by the coding sequence ATGCTTATCAGTTTGAATTACAGACTAACAGAAGTCTTGTATGAAACTAAGAAAACCGTTGTTTCTCGAGGATACAGAGAGCGAGATCAGCAACCTGTCGTGATTAAGCTACTCAAGACAAATTATTCTAATTTGAAAAATGTTGCTCGACTTAAACACGAGTATGAAATTATTCGAGGTTTAGAAATTGCTGGGATTGTCAAAGCCTATGAACTCGTTAACTATGAAAACGGTTTAGCCTTAGTTTTGGAAGGCTTTAGTGGCAAATCTTTAAAAGAATTTATTACTAAAAACGCACTCGACCTAGAAGATTTTTTAAAAATTGCTATTCAAGTTTCTGAAACTTTAGGTGAGTTACATACTCACAATATCATTCATAAAGATATTAAACCACAAAACATTATCTTTAACCCAGAAACCGCAAAAATTAAAATTACTGACTTTAGCATTGCCTCATCGCTCTCACAAGAAAATCCCAGGATTATTAATCCTAACTCTTTGGAAGGAACTCTAGCTTATATGTCCCCCGAACAAACGGGACGAATGAATCGAATCATTGACTATCGCACTGATTTTTACTCCTTGGGAGTCACATTTTATGAGCTTTTGACTGGACAGTTACCATTCCAGACTAAAGATGTCATGGAATTGATTCACAGTCACATGGCTAAAATACCTGTATCTCCCCAACAATTAAATCAATCAGTGCCTCTAGTCGTTTCCAACTTGGTGATGAAACTCTTGGCAAAGACGGCAGAAGACCGATATCAAAATGCTTATGGATTAAAGGCAGATTTGGAACAGTGTTTAGTGCAATGGCAAGCAACAGGGACAATTTTTGATTTTCCTCTAGGTCAACAAGATAAATCTAGCCAATTTCATATCAGAGAAAAACTCTATGGACGGGAAGTTGAAGTTGCTACCTTGATGGAAGCTTTTGAACGAATTAGCCAAGGCAGTACCGAAATGATGCTAGTGAGTGGTTATTCAGGCATCGGTAAGTCCTCTTTGGTGAATGAAGTTCATAAACCGATGGTTCGCAAAAATGGTTATTTTATCTCGGGAAAATTTGACCAATTTAAACGAGATATTCCCTATGCATCTCTCATTCAGGCTTTTCAGGAATTGATTCGCCAGTTGCTAACAGAAGAGCAAGAAATAATAGAGGCTTGGAAAGCAAAAATTTTAGAGGCAGTAAGCCCTAATGGTCAAGTAATTATTGATGTTATTCCTGAAGTAGAGTGGATTGTAGGGGAGCAAAATCCTGTACCCCAGCTAGCTGCTGCTGAAGCCCAAAATCGCTTTAATTTAGTTTTCAAAAAATTTATTCATGTTTTTGCAAATCGAGAACACCCACTTGTACTCTTTCTTGATGATTTGCAGTGGGCTGATTCTGCTTCTTTGAAGTTAATTCAATTACTCATGAGCGACTCCGATAGCCAATGTCTTCTCATCATTGGAGCTTACAGAGATAACGAAGTTAGCCCAACCCATCCTCTCATGCTGATGTTAGATGAAGTACGGAAAATGGCTGTCCGAGTCAGCAACATTACATTAGAAAATTTACAAAAAACCCATGTTGAGCAACTGATTGCTGACACACTGAATGAAACCGAAGATTCAAATAAACTTGCGGAGTTACTCTTCAAGAAGACTCAAGGAAATCCCTTCTTTCTGAATCAATTGCTAAGAGCTTTATACCAGCAAAACCTTTTAACATTTGATTTTGGAAAACGCAGGTGGTCATGGGACATTGAGCAAATTCAAGCAGTTGGCATCACAGACCAGACTGTAGTCGAGTTAATGGTAGGTAAAATTCAAAAGTTACCAGAGACAACACAACAAGTTCTCAAATTAGCAGCTTGTATTGGCACAGTCTTTCAATTGAATGTGCTTGCTATTGTTAACCAAAAATCCTTGAAAGAGACTGCTCATGAGTTATGGGAAGCAGTTTCTGAAGGTTTAATTTTACCTATAAATGATGATTATAATATTCCCTTGGTTTTTACTCAAGCAGAACTTGATAAACTTACCTTTGAATCTTCTAAAACTGCTTACCGCTTTTTACATGACCGCGTCCAACAGGCTGCCTATTCGCTCATTCCAGAAGACCAGAAAAAAACCACACATTTTCAAATAGGAAAACTATTACTAAAAAATACAAGTTCAGAACGATTAGAAGACCAAATATTTGACATTGTTAACCAGTTCAATATTGGATTTGAGCTAATTAACGACCAGTCAGAAAAATATGAATTAGCTCACCTAAATTTGCTTGCAGGTCGCAAAGCCAAGACTTCTACTGCTTATGAAACTGCTCATCGAAATTTAACAGTGGGGTTGAGACTGTTAGCTAAAGATTGTTGGCAAAGCCACTATGAGTTGACACTAGCGCTTCATATAGAAGCTGTGGAAGTGGAATACTTGAATACTAACTTTGAACAAGCTGAAACTATTGCCGAAATAGTTTTTCAACACTCAAGAGAGCTTCTAGACAGAGTCAAAGTCTATGAAATCCAAATCCAGTTTTATATCTCTCAAAACAAAATGAGAGAATCGATAGACGTTGCTCTACAAGTCTTGTCAGAATTAGGTATATTCCTGCCCCAAGAACCGGAAGAATTGAATTTGGCTACAGAACAACTACAGAAAAAACTAATTAGTTGGCGGGGAGAAAAAATTGAGGATTTACAATACCTTCCCATAATGACTGATCCTTATAAAATTGCGGCAATGCGGATTTTGGTAACTGTGACTCCGCCAGTTTTTATTGCATATCCTGCTTTGTTTCCGCTGCTTGCATTGACGATGGTCAATCTGTCTATCCAGTATGGTAATACCGTCTTAGCTTCTTATGCCTATGTTGAGTATAGCTTGCTGTTCTTGGGAGCAATGGGAGACATTGATTCTGGATATCGATTTGGTCGATTGGCTTTGAAGTTGTTAGATCAATTTGACTCCAGAGAGCTAAAAGCTAAAGTTTACGTGGTATTTAACTTCTTTGTTAGACATTGGAAAGAGCATGTCAACACAACGATAAAGCCTTTGCTAGAAGCATTTCAAAGCGGTATCGAAGTTGGTGATGTGGAATATGCTTGTTATTCTGCAATGCTCTATTGTGGATATATATTTTTAACCGGAGAATCCCTAGAAGTCGTTAGCCAAAGTCAGCGTGTTTACATTGATTTTATTAGAAAATCCAAACAAGGATTTCAGCTTTATTTTGGTAAAATATGGTATCAATTAGCGTTGAAGCTACAAGGCAAAGCAGGGGAGAAAGATTGTTTCGATAGTCAAGACTTTGATGAAGCAAAAGTAACAGTTTTGTTACTAAACAATAATAATCACGTTTCCCTCATTTCTCTGTATCTTTGCAAGACTATTTTCAGTTATTTATTTAAAAACTATCCTCAAGCAGTTGCCAATGCAGAATTGGGGTTGAAATACGAAACTATCTTGGTTGGGATGATACAGATTGCTCAAACTAACTTTTATTATTCTCTCAGTCTTTTGGCTCAATATCCAACACTGAACCCCGCTCAACAAAAAGAAGCTTTGGAAATTGTAGAAACGAATCAGCAAAAACTGAAACACTGGGCAGAACATGCCCCAGAAAATTATCAGCATAAATATGAGCTAGTGGAAGCAGAGAAAGCCCGGATATTGAATCAATTTATAGAAGCAATGGAACACTATGACCGGGCTATTCAAGGAGCAAGAGTTCAGCAATACCTTCATGAAGAAGCCCTGGCGTATGAACTGGCAGCAGAATTTTATTACGCTTTGGGTAGACAGGAAATTGCTCAAACTTATCTGCATAAAGCTCACTTCTGCTATGGTTCTTGGGGTGCAACAGCAAAAGTTGAAGACCTAGAAGTAAGATATCCTCAGTTTTTCGTGTCGATGCTCCCACGAAAAACCATAATTTCAAGAACTACTGAAACGACAACTTTCACAATAAGTGCAGATGCGAGAATACTGGATGCGACAACCGTTATTAAAGCTTCCCTTGCCCTTTCTCGTGAAATTATTCTGGAGAACTTATTGAGGCAATTAATAAACATTGCGATTGAAAATGCAGGCGCTCAAAAAGGCTTCTTTATTGCTAATCAAGACAATCTGTGGCTTATTGAGGCTGAGGGTTCAGAAAATGGTGAAGTCACAGTACTCGAGTCTATACCACTTGATGCGAGTCAAAGTTTAGCTATTTCTGTCATTAACTATGTCCAGAGGACGAGAGAAAATTTAGTCATAAATAATGCTACTCAAGAAGAAAGATTTGCCACCGACCCTTACATAATAGGCAGTCAACCGCAGTCTATTTTATGTTTACCTATCATTCATCAAAATAAACTAACTGGCATTCTTTATCTAGAAAACAATTTGACAACAGGTGCTTTTACAAATGATCGCCTAGAAGTTTTGAAAGTCTTAACATCTCAGGTTTCTATTTCAATTGAAAATGCTCGTCTTTACGCAAGAGAGCAAGAAAAATCTCGACAACTTGAACAATCTCTGCATAAGTTGCAACAAACTCAGGCGCAGTTGGTGCAGACTGAAAAAATTTCTAGCTTAGGTCAACTAGTTGCAGGGATTTCCCATGAAGTGAATAACCCCATCGGATTTATTGGCGCAAATCTTGAACATCTCCAGGTATACATCGAAAACTTGAGCGATTTGCTGAGACTTTATCAGCAATGCGTTCCCAATCCCCCTGCTAATATTCAAGACAAAATCAAGAAAATAGATCTGGAATTTCTACTGGAAGATTTGCCCAAAATACTGACTTCTATGAAACTGGGAACAGACCGCATCCACGAAATTATGTCTTCCCTTCGTATCTTCTGCCGAAAAGATGCGGTTCAAAAAGAACTAGCTGATATCCATGAAGGTCTTGACAGTACGCTGCTTATCTTACAGCATCGCCTAAAAGCGTCTTCAGAACGTCCTGCTATTCAACTGGTGAAAGAGTATGGTGATTTGCCCCTTGTGGAATGCTTTGCAGGTCAGTTAAACCAGGTATTTATGAACCTAATTGCTAATGCTATTGATGCTATTGATCAGTACAACAGTGGACGAACGTTTGAGGAAATCCAACTTTATCCTAATGTGATTCGGATTCGTACTGAAGTGGTAGACAATACTCAGGTCGTGATTCGGATAGTTGATAATGGTATTGGTATGACAGAGGAAGTCAAACAGCAACTTTTTTGTCCCTTTTTTACAACAAAATCTGTTGGTAACGGGACTGGATTAGGTCTATCTATTAGCTATCAAATCATTGTAGAGAAACATGGCGGTCAATTGAACGTCTTTTCTCAACCAGGAAAGGGAGTCGAATTTGTCATTAAGATTCCGATTCAATAA
- a CDS encoding amidohydrolase family protein, giving the protein MSTRLISGGTILTSDDANSIIENGYVVVDGNMIVEVGSGQPPTSNYDQVIDASLMLVCPGFINAHTHLCTIFGRSLGSDRSLLQWLSDAQVPMLRALQIEDYVLSMELGAIENIKAGNTTICEVFVCAHYADGVDEVCVAALARTGIRSIFCRCSNDESFFDGFIETRQDIINRSQRLIKNWRNHDRVRIGIGPLVPWGSSTDAFVDAVGLSKEEDVLIHLHTAETPEYNDLVRNRTGKSNVEMLADVGALGDRVMLNHCVHLSDHDIGLIAETGSHVIHDPTSNMLLASGIAPIPKLRSARINIGLACDGPACNNTQDMIQVMKDAALLQKVVTRQADALIAKDVFTMATRGGARAIGMGSSLGSIQPGFLADIILIDTEVPHMTPMHDPISTLVYSARGSDVHTVIIDGQIVMQNRRLTTVDEKEILVKARTHAVRARKRAGL; this is encoded by the coding sequence ATGTCAACACGACTCATTTCCGGGGGCACCATTCTCACAAGTGATGATGCTAATAGCATTATTGAGAATGGCTACGTAGTAGTAGATGGAAATATGATTGTGGAGGTTGGCAGTGGTCAACCTCCAACGTCTAACTATGACCAAGTCATTGATGCTTCGCTCATGCTGGTCTGCCCAGGTTTTATCAATGCCCATACTCATTTATGCACGATTTTTGGGCGCTCCCTAGGCAGCGATCGCTCTCTACTCCAGTGGCTCTCAGATGCCCAAGTGCCAATGCTACGGGCGTTGCAGATTGAAGACTATGTGCTTTCGATGGAGTTGGGGGCGATTGAGAATATCAAGGCAGGTAACACAACTATCTGCGAAGTTTTTGTCTGCGCGCACTATGCAGATGGCGTTGATGAAGTTTGTGTCGCCGCCCTAGCTCGTACTGGAATCCGTTCCATTTTTTGCCGTTGTAGTAACGATGAATCATTTTTCGACGGATTCATTGAAACTAGACAGGACATCATCAACCGCTCCCAACGCTTGATTAAAAATTGGAGAAATCATGATCGAGTCCGCATTGGGATTGGTCCTTTAGTCCCTTGGGGATCAAGTACTGATGCCTTTGTGGATGCCGTCGGTTTGTCAAAGGAAGAGGACGTCCTCATTCACCTGCATACAGCAGAGACACCTGAATACAACGACCTTGTTCGCAATCGGACAGGGAAAAGCAATGTGGAGATGCTGGCTGATGTAGGTGCATTAGGCGATCGCGTTATGCTAAACCATTGTGTTCATCTTTCTGACCATGACATTGGTCTGATTGCCGAAACTGGCTCCCACGTCATCCACGATCCCACGAGTAATATGCTGCTTGCCTCCGGGATAGCACCAATTCCAAAACTGCGGTCAGCAAGGATTAATATTGGTCTTGCCTGCGATGGACCAGCTTGTAACAACACGCAAGACATGATTCAGGTAATGAAGGATGCTGCCTTGCTGCAAAAAGTCGTTACCCGTCAAGCAGACGCACTGATTGCAAAAGATGTATTTACAATGGCAACTAGAGGGGGTGCAAGAGCGATCGGCATGGGCTCGTCACTGGGTTCAATTCAGCCGGGATTTTTAGCTGACATAATCTTAATTGACACTGAGGTTCCCCATATGACCCCGATGCATGACCCAATTTCTACACTCGTCTACTCTGCCAGGGGATCTGATGTCCACACAGTCATTATTGATGGGCAAATTGTGATGCAAAACAGAAGGCTTACAACAGTGGATGAGAAAGAAATTTTAGTGAAAGCGCGTACACATGCTGTGCGTGCCCGCAAACGTGCTGGATTATGA
- a CDS encoding type IV pilus twitching motility protein PilT, whose protein sequence is MTESQRPLNSTSNAARGIPPLPPPPPAMSTLRQAAQTLEIPNDKSGNHAAATDSAPPPAPVPTPASAHRPGTPPPIPSPAASRSNSSGITLERIIQEAFDKGYSDIHLGVGEVPRFRNRGEIQLTDYLETDKPTFMSWLREILTDAEIHRFEEQLEFDGATQYEFARVRINIFDSLRGYAMVLRLIPLKILTIEQLKLPTVFRDICHYHKGLILVTGPTGSGKSTTMAAMIDYINKEMPKHIITIEDPVEFVHKSQKSLIKQREVGMHTRKFDNALKAALREDPDLILVGEMRDKETVNTALKAAQTGHLVMGTLHTNSAVKTIERILNLYSGEEQDAMRVALAESLVAVIAQGLCRTTDGKRAAFHDILINTDAVKDWVKDGKYDEITELMKQAGFDGMITMNQSLLNLYQEGRITEETALEMSPTPNEMAQFLRGRV, encoded by the coding sequence ATGACAGAATCACAACGTCCATTAAATTCGACCTCAAATGCAGCTCGTGGTATTCCTCCACTACCGCCACCGCCACCAGCAATGAGTACACTGCGCCAGGCTGCACAAACATTAGAAATACCAAATGATAAGAGTGGCAATCACGCTGCCGCCACGGACTCTGCACCTCCTCCAGCGCCAGTTCCCACCCCAGCTTCTGCTCATCGTCCTGGAACCCCACCACCCATACCCAGTCCCGCAGCTTCTAGAAGTAACAGTTCGGGAATTACTTTAGAGCGAATAATACAGGAAGCTTTTGATAAGGGATATTCTGACATCCACCTTGGTGTAGGTGAAGTACCCCGCTTCCGCAACCGAGGAGAAATCCAACTAACGGACTACCTAGAAACGGACAAACCAACTTTTATGAGTTGGTTGCGGGAAATTTTAACTGATGCTGAAATTCACCGATTTGAAGAACAGCTAGAATTTGACGGCGCGACTCAGTACGAATTTGCTCGAGTGCGGATTAATATTTTTGACTCTCTTAGAGGCTATGCAATGGTGTTGCGGTTGATTCCGCTGAAAATCTTGACCATTGAACAGTTAAAATTACCTACCGTTTTTAGAGATATCTGCCATTACCACAAAGGTTTGATTTTAGTCACCGGTCCCACTGGTTCCGGTAAGTCAACCACAATGGCGGCAATGATTGACTACATCAATAAAGAAATGCCCAAGCACATCATCACTATTGAGGATCCAGTAGAATTTGTTCACAAAAGTCAAAAATCCTTGATCAAACAGCGTGAAGTGGGAATGCACACCCGGAAATTTGACAATGCTTTGAAAGCAGCTTTGCGGGAAGACCCAGATTTGATTCTGGTGGGAGAAATGCGGGATAAAGAAACGGTCAACACTGCCTTGAAAGCGGCTCAAACAGGTCACTTGGTCATGGGAACCCTGCACACTAACAGCGCTGTGAAAACAATTGAGCGTATCCTCAACCTCTACTCAGGCGAGGAACAGGATGCAATGCGCGTCGCACTTGCCGAGTCTTTAGTGGCAGTGATTGCCCAAGGTTTATGCCGCACAACCGATGGAAAGCGTGCTGCTTTCCACGACATCCTGATCAACACTGACGCTGTGAAAGATTGGGTCAAGGATGGTAAGTACGATGAAATTACTGAACTGATGAAGCAAGCAGGTTTTGACGGCATGATTACCATGAATCAGTCTTTGCTCAACCTCTACCAAGAAGGTCGCATAACTGAAGAAACAGCCTTAGAAATGTCACCCACTCCCAACGAAATGGCACAATTTCTCCGTGGTAGAGTTTAG
- a CDS encoding peptidoglycan-binding domain-containing protein: MEYFAYSLLDSAYAEATRDTEFSLPEFKLKLNWNKNFKSAWLTFASIGALLAILAQAQSASAAYYGPRSDYYVRTNGNCLHVRTGPSRYYASVACYRNGSRLPRIVGYRNGFARLSNNYYVGANWINTRPGTGYTSGPGVGGISILSVGSRGSAVARLQRILGVTPTGYYGYTTANTVRNYQARNGLRVDGVAGPQTLAAVGF; this comes from the coding sequence ATGGAATATTTTGCTTATTCTCTCCTTGATAGTGCCTACGCAGAGGCAACTAGAGATACAGAATTCAGCCTTCCAGAATTTAAACTGAAACTCAACTGGAACAAAAATTTCAAATCTGCTTGGTTAACTTTTGCTAGCATCGGTGCGTTGTTGGCAATTTTAGCTCAAGCCCAATCAGCCTCAGCGGCATACTACGGTCCTAGAAGCGACTATTATGTTAGGACAAACGGCAATTGTCTCCATGTCCGCACAGGTCCTAGCAGATATTATGCTTCTGTTGCATGTTACCGTAATGGCTCACGGCTTCCACGAATTGTAGGATACAGGAATGGATTTGCTAGGCTGTCTAATAATTATTATGTTGGTGCAAATTGGATTAACACTAGACCTGGTACAGGGTATACTTCTGGTCCAGGTGTTGGTGGTATCTCCATTTTAAGTGTAGGCTCTCGAGGTTCTGCTGTTGCAAGACTTCAAAGAATTCTGGGAGTTACACCTACTGGATACTACGGTTATACAACGGCAAATACAGTCCGGAACTACCAGGCAAGAAATGGTTTACGTGTAGATGGAGTCGCCGGACCACAAACCCTAGCTGCTGTGGGATTCTAG
- the wecB gene encoding non-hydrolyzing UDP-N-acetylglucosamine 2-epimerase, protein MTKKQIYIILGTRPEAIKLAPVIQVFQNSSSIDTQVILTGQHREMVEQVMQLFNLKATYDLEIMQPKQSLSDITCRSLRGLEELFQQSQPDLVLVQGDTTTAFAATLAAFYQKIPVGHVEAGLRTDDLFNPYPEEANRRLISQLTQLHFAPTPLAVENLQRSGVLGEIHQTGNTVIDALLTVAASVPACEIPGLEWEKYRVLLATVHRRENWGEPLHDIAQGFLRILDKFPDTALLLPLHRNPIVREPLQALLGNHKRIFLTEPLDYAELVGAIMRSHLLLTDSGGLQEEAPSLGKPVLVLRETTERPEAVTAGTAKLVGTQPEKIFATAEELLSEVTAYDAMANAINPFGDGQAAKRILQIVLNYFRLCS, encoded by the coding sequence ATGACTAAAAAGCAAATTTATATTATATTGGGGACTCGTCCCGAAGCAATCAAACTAGCTCCGGTGATTCAGGTTTTCCAAAACTCATCAAGTATTGACACTCAAGTTATTCTGACAGGACAGCATCGCGAGATGGTTGAGCAAGTGATGCAGCTGTTCAACCTCAAAGCGACTTATGACTTGGAGATTATGCAGCCAAAGCAATCTCTCAGTGATATCACCTGCCGCAGTTTACGAGGATTAGAAGAATTATTCCAACAGAGTCAGCCAGATTTAGTGCTGGTGCAGGGAGATACAACTACGGCTTTTGCTGCTACTTTGGCTGCATTTTACCAAAAAATTCCTGTAGGACATGTAGAAGCGGGATTAAGAACGGATGACTTATTTAATCCTTATCCAGAAGAAGCTAACAGGCGGCTGATTTCTCAACTCACCCAATTGCACTTTGCGCCAACTCCTTTGGCGGTGGAAAATCTGCAACGTTCCGGCGTTTTGGGTGAAATTCACCAGACAGGTAACACGGTGATTGATGCACTTTTGACTGTAGCTGCAAGCGTTCCTGCTTGTGAAATACCTGGGTTGGAATGGGAGAAATATCGTGTCCTGCTGGCAACAGTTCACCGCCGCGAGAATTGGGGAGAACCACTACACGATATTGCCCAAGGGTTTTTGCGGATACTAGATAAGTTCCCTGATACAGCCTTGCTGCTGCCATTGCACCGTAATCCTATAGTCAGAGAACCATTGCAAGCACTGTTGGGAAACCATAAGCGAATTTTTTTAACAGAACCTTTAGATTATGCCGAACTGGTGGGAGCGATTATGCGATCGCATCTCTTGCTGACTGACTCTGGGGGCTTGCAGGAAGAAGCACCCAGTTTGGGAAAACCAGTTTTAGTTCTCAGAGAAACGACAGAAAGACCCGAAGCAGTGACTGCGGGTACAGCTAAACTTGTGGGAACTCAACCAGAGAAAATTTTCGCTACTGCTGAGGAATTGCTATCTGAGGTAACAGCTTATGACGCAATGGCAAACGCGATTAATCCCTTTGGTGATGGTCAGGCAGCAAAGCGAATTTTACAAATTGTACTAAATTACTTTAGGCTTTGCTCATAA